One genomic window of Candidatus Pseudobacter hemicellulosilyticus includes the following:
- a CDS encoding Gfo/Idh/MocA family oxidoreductase, which produces MAPSTQRRRFLKQAALLGIGAGFGQSLLGQTPVKDYAGAPAGKRIGVIGLDTEHGPAFARLLNPANAAPELGGYKVVAACKHGSYDIPSSLNMIPGNTKAIEEQGVKIVDSIAELLPLVDLVMLETNDGRLHLQQALEVFKAGKTVFIDKPIAASLADTLTIYRAAEKYKVPVFSSSTLRYIETVQQAATGAIGEIAGVDVFAPASIERTHPDLFWYGIHGVEMLFTILGARCTSVQRVYTDSSDLITGIWDGNRIGSMRGVRTGNWDFGGRAYGKTGKALTLGNFTGYAPLVPNIIRFFETGVSPVPKEETIGIVAFMEAAEESKKQQGKAVRIDSVMKRAQKKSMTIKI; this is translated from the coding sequence ATGGCCCCATCAACGCAACGCCGCCGCTTCCTGAAGCAGGCTGCCCTGCTCGGAATAGGTGCAGGGTTTGGACAATCCCTCCTGGGACAAACACCTGTGAAGGACTACGCAGGCGCGCCGGCAGGCAAACGCATCGGCGTCATTGGACTGGATACGGAGCATGGACCGGCTTTTGCGCGGCTGCTCAATCCCGCCAATGCAGCGCCTGAACTGGGTGGTTACAAAGTGGTGGCGGCCTGCAAGCATGGCAGCTATGATATCCCGTCCAGCCTGAATATGATCCCGGGCAATACAAAGGCCATTGAGGAGCAGGGCGTAAAGATCGTGGACTCCATAGCGGAACTGCTGCCGCTGGTTGACCTGGTGATGCTGGAAACCAACGACGGGCGGCTGCACCTGCAGCAGGCGCTGGAAGTATTCAAAGCAGGCAAAACAGTATTTATTGATAAACCGATTGCGGCCTCACTGGCCGATACATTGACCATCTACAGGGCGGCAGAAAAATACAAGGTACCTGTCTTCTCTTCGTCCACCCTGCGGTATATAGAAACGGTGCAACAGGCGGCCACCGGCGCAATCGGAGAGATAGCAGGTGTGGATGTATTTGCGCCGGCTTCCATTGAGCGCACTCATCCTGATCTTTTCTGGTACGGTATCCACGGTGTGGAGATGTTATTCACTATCCTGGGCGCCCGCTGCACTTCGGTGCAAAGGGTATATACTGACAGCTCGGACCTGATCACCGGTATCTGGGACGGCAACCGCATAGGATCCATGCGCGGGGTGCGGACCGGTAACTGGGATTTTGGCGGCCGGGCTTACGGAAAAACAGGCAAGGCGCTGACCCTGGGTAACTTTACCGGTTATGCGCCCCTGGTCCCCAATATCATCCGGTTCTTTGAGACCGGGGTATCACCAGTGCCCAAAGAAGAGACCATCGGCATTGTGGCCTTTATGGAAGCGGCAGAAGAAAGCAAAAAGCAACAGGGCAAAGCAGTGCGTATTGACTCCGTGATGAAGCGCGCACAGAAAAAAAGTATGACCATTAAGATCTGA
- a CDS encoding Gfo/Idh/MocA family oxidoreductase, producing the protein MNISMLGSGFIGRFYAEAIQGQRSKDSITVIYSRREESARKFAADYGCSSWTTDLEQAIADPTVDIVCIALPNHLHEEAVLLCCKHKKAVMTTKPLGRNAVEAKRMLEAVEAAGVFNGYLEDLVYSPKFLRANESIRSGALGSILWAKSREAHPGPHSEWFWNIELAGGGCMLDLGCHCVEITRSYIGKDIKPVEVMCWAATQVKPIEAEDHAIALIKYETGAIAQFEVSWTFRGGLDLRDEVMGTEGTLWLNDSLRTGLEMFTTGKAGDYVAEKAESNSGWLFPVGDEVNDLGYNHMFADMFNAYEKGQAPKETFYDGYVVNAILDACYRSAKTKLWEPVQLEDWRGKTGVAPISGLTSYDEDHYLIKEETTHYGATKLILKNKKTSEIKEFVK; encoded by the coding sequence ATGAATATTTCAATGTTAGGTTCTGGATTCATTGGTCGCTTTTATGCGGAAGCGATACAGGGTCAAAGAAGTAAAGATTCCATAACAGTCATTTATTCCCGCAGGGAAGAAAGTGCCCGTAAATTTGCGGCCGATTACGGTTGTTCTTCCTGGACAACCGACCTGGAACAGGCGATCGCCGATCCCACTGTGGATATTGTCTGCATTGCACTTCCCAATCATTTGCACGAAGAAGCAGTTTTATTATGCTGTAAACATAAAAAGGCGGTGATGACCACCAAGCCACTGGGCCGTAATGCGGTGGAAGCAAAACGGATGCTGGAAGCCGTGGAAGCGGCGGGTGTCTTCAACGGGTACCTGGAAGACCTGGTCTACTCTCCCAAATTCCTGCGGGCCAATGAATCCATCCGCAGCGGTGCGCTGGGCAGCATCCTCTGGGCTAAGTCGCGCGAGGCGCATCCCGGACCCCACAGTGAATGGTTCTGGAATATTGAGCTGGCCGGCGGCGGCTGTATGCTGGACCTGGGCTGCCACTGCGTGGAGATCACCCGCAGTTATATCGGGAAAGATATTAAACCTGTAGAAGTGATGTGCTGGGCCGCTACCCAGGTGAAACCTATTGAAGCGGAAGACCATGCTATTGCCCTGATAAAATATGAGACCGGCGCTATTGCGCAGTTTGAAGTGAGCTGGACCTTCCGTGGCGGGCTGGACCTGCGCGATGAAGTGATGGGTACCGAAGGCACCCTCTGGCTCAATGACTCCCTGCGCACGGGACTGGAAATGTTCACTACCGGAAAGGCGGGTGATTATGTGGCGGAGAAAGCGGAGAGCAATAGCGGTTGGTTGTTCCCGGTAGGAGATGAGGTGAATGACCTGGGGTACAACCATATGTTTGCCGATATGTTCAATGCCTATGAAAAAGGGCAGGCCCCCAAAGAGACCTTTTATGACGGTTATGTAGTCAATGCCATCCTGGATGCCTGTTATAGATCGGCCAAAACCAAGCTCTGGGAGCCGGTGCAGCTGGAAGATTGGCGCGGGAAAACAGGTGTGGCGCCCATCTCCGGGCTTACCTCCTACGATGAGGATCACTACCTGATCAAGGAAGAGACCACCCACTATGGCGCTACCAAACTGATCCTGAAGAACAAGAAAACCAGCGAGATCAAAGAATTTGTAAAATAA
- a CDS encoding gluconate 2-dehydrogenase subunit 3 family protein encodes MQRRKAIQVAGLLLGGAFVSINGLLSGCGQPGDTGFDEHTISLLDEIGETIIPATPASPGAKAAQVGLLMQAMVMDCYPKEQQDVFLKGIRSFRESVKATTKKDFEQLTVPEKEAILVEMDREAVTYNRDRHPGTPVHYYSMIKELTVWGYFTSEPGATKALRYVMIPGRYDAQLPYTKGEKAYAI; translated from the coding sequence ATGCAAAGAAGAAAAGCGATACAGGTGGCAGGGTTGTTATTGGGTGGTGCATTTGTCTCCATCAACGGGCTGTTATCCGGTTGTGGTCAACCCGGCGATACCGGTTTTGATGAGCATACCATCAGTCTGCTGGATGAGATAGGGGAAACCATCATCCCTGCCACGCCGGCTTCCCCCGGCGCCAAAGCGGCGCAGGTGGGCCTGCTGATGCAGGCCATGGTGATGGACTGCTATCCAAAAGAACAGCAGGATGTTTTTCTGAAAGGCATCCGCAGTTTCCGGGAATCTGTGAAAGCCACTACTAAAAAAGATTTTGAGCAATTAACGGTGCCGGAAAAAGAAGCCATCCTGGTGGAGATGGACCGGGAGGCTGTTACCTATAACAGGGACAGACATCCGGGAACGCCGGTGCATTATTACAGTATGATCAAAGAGCTGACCGTCTGGGGTTACTTTACCTCGGAACCTGGCGCCACCAAGGCTTTGCGCTACGTAATGATACCGGGAAGATATGATGCGCAGCTGCCGTATACAAAAGGAGAGAAAGCGTACGCCATATAA